Below is a window of Paenibacillus bovis DNA.
AAAAACTGGAAGCTTGTACGACGATCGACGAAGCATCCCGGCTGATTGTAACTGCCTGTGAATGCGGAATGGTCACCCAGCTGGAGAATGCCCGGCAGACCCTGCAGCGTCTCGCAGTAGATAATCAGGATGTGATCCAGATTGCTTCTGCTGCCAAAGGATTGTCGACCATTATACAATATGGCGATATTCGCCGCGTGCAGACAGGGCCGCTAGTCCCGCTGCTGGAGCAGCTGTTTATGCGTGCCTGTCTGTTCCTGACCGATAACAGCCAGTGCCAGGATGAAGTGGCAGCCGAGATGATGAGCGCGATTCATGAATTGAATACCATTTCACTGGATCATAATGAAGAAGTGGACGAGGCATTATGGCTGCATGAACTGCAGCAGCTGATGAGCAGGGATGATCTCAATGCCAAATTATCCGGATTTGCCTGCTCCCTACTAATGGAGCGCAATGTACTGGATGCCGCCCAGGCTGCTGCCGAAGTATCACGACGTCTGTCACCAGGCGTTCCGGCAGAACTCGGCGCCGGATGGTTCGAAGGCTTGTCCCAGCGCAATCGCTATATGCTGCTGTCGCGAATCAGTCTCTGGGAACAGCTCAGTGACTATATTGACGCGCTGGAGCATGAGGATTTTGTTCGTGCGCTTGTATTTCTTCGCCGTGCATTCAGTACATTTGCCCCGCACGAGAAAAATATGATTGCCGAGCTGCTCGGCGAAATCTGGGGTGTTCATGCCGAACAGGTGGCCGAAGTGCTCACTGAAGAACTGAAGGCGGAAGAAACCAAAATGATCGATGATCTGAATGATTTTGATTTCGATGATTTTTAAATAACGAAGTAGAAGTAGAAGTAGAAGTGGAAGTGGAAAATAAAATACTAGTAGTATGTAAAACAACAATAGAATGTAGATATAAAAAAACAAAGAACGTAAATATAGAAAACTAGCGGTACATGCAAAGCATCATAGATAAAAATACAGATAAACCCAGACAGATCAATAAGCAAGACAGGAAAGGAGTGAAACCGATGACTGAGAATTCTCCGGATATGGGAAAACATCTGTCGCGCTGGCGACTGATTCTGGGCGCTGAAGCAGAGCAACAGCTGGATTCTTTTAGCCAGGAAGGCTGTGGAGCACTGACAGCAGATGAACGGATTATGGATGAAGCACTGGCTGCTATTTATGATGATACAGGCGGTGGCAGTGGTAGCAGCGGTCAGGGAGGCGGCGCAGGAGGCCGAGGAGCCGGCAATGGACAGTCTGCTCCTCGACTATCCAGATGGCTGGGGGATGTACGCAACTTCTTCCCCGAAGATATTGTGTCTATTATTCAGAACGATGCGATGGAACGCAAAGGATGGAAGCAGCTGCTGTTCGAGCCTGAAGTATTATCCCAGGTCAAGCCGGATATAACGATGGTGGGTACATTGATGGCGCTAAAGGGCAAAATTCCCGAGAAGACCAAAGAAACCGCCAGACAGCTGATTCAGGCGGTAGTGGATGATCTCGTACGTCGACTGGAACAGGATATCCGCCGTGCCGTAACAGGCGCATTGAACCGTCGTCAGCATTCGCCGCTCCCTTCCCTATCTGGCATAGACTGGAAAAGAACCATTCAGCGCAATCTCAAGCACTATGATCGTACACGCGGGCAGATCATCCCGGAGAAGTTTTACTATTTTGACCGGGCACGCCGCAGTCATGAATGGAAAGTTATCGTGGATATTGATCAAAGCGGCTCTATGGCGGAATCTATTATCTGGGCTTCGGTAACAGCTTCGATCTTCGCCAGTATGCCGGCTCTGGATACACGTGTAGTCGCTTTTGATACTTCGGTAGTCGATCTGACAGAACAATGCGCCAATGATCCGGTAGATATGCTGTTTGGTATCCAGCTGGGAGGCGGCACCAATATTGACAAATCGGTCGCCTATTGCGAAGAATTTATCGAGGAGCCAAAGAAAACGCTGTTTATACTGATCTCCGATCTGTATGAAGGAGGCAGTCAGGCCCGGCTGGTACGCAGAATGCGTGAAATGCGCGAATCCGGTGTCAAAACACTGTGCCTGCTGGCTTTGTCCGATGAAGGCAAGCCGTTTTACGACAAGCAGCTTGCCCGTCAATTGACTCGGGATGGTACGCCGAGTTTTGCCTGTACTCCTGCTCTGCTGCCTTCGCTTGTCGAAGGCGCACTGAAAGGGCAGGATCTGAACGAGCTGGTCACACGACTGGGTATAAAGATGGACACATAAGCAGCTGTCCGCAGCAGCGGTCTTTCTTTGTATTCCTTAGTACACTCCTCAAAATAGCAGCTAAATGCAACCGGGATGTTTATTCGTCCTCATTTAAGTGTAACGATTCTTTGTATACTGCTAGCCTGTTCCGCATCAACAAGTGCACATAACTTGCGAATAACAGGCAGTGCAACAGACGTTAATATGCCAAATACGGCTGACAAAGAACAATTACACATAGAGGAGGCAATATCATGTATCCGGATCTGGAAGGCAAAACAGTCATTGTGACCGGCGCAGCAACAGGAATCGGGCAGGCTATCGCCCTGCGTTTTGGACAGGAAAAGGCCAATGTGGTAATCAATTATCACAGTAATCATGATGGTGTAGAAGAGACGATCCAGAAGATCAAGGAAGCGGGCGGACAAGCGATTGATCTGCAAGGCGATATGTCCAAGGAAGAAGATGTGGAAAAGGTCATCCAAGCAGCACATGATCATTTTGGCAGTATGGATATTATGATCAATAATGCCGGTATGGAGAACGAAGTACCGTCGCATGAGCTGACGCTGGACGATTGGAACAAAGTCATTAACGTTAACTTGACCGGCGCTTTTCTGGGCAGCCGTGAAGCGATCAAATATATGCTCAAGCACAATATCAAAGGCAGCGTCATCAACATGTCGAGTGTGCACGAGATTATTCCATGGCCGCATTTTGTACATTATACGGCCAGTAAGGGCGGCGTGAAAATGATGACCCAAACCCTGGCGATGGAATATGCGCCTAACGGTATCCGGGTCAATTCGATCGGGCCGGGAGCGATCAACACACCGATCAATGCAGAGAAGTTCTCTGATCCCAAAGAAAAAGAGAAAGTCGAAAAGCTTATTCCTATGGGTTATATCGGCAAGCCGGAAGAGATTGCTGCTGTTGCCGCATGGCTGGCTTCATCGGAAGCGAGCTATGTGACCGGCATTACTATCTTTGCAGACGGCGGTATGACCAAATATCCTTCATTCCAGGGCGGTAACGGCTGAGTCTATACACCTGCAGCGGATAAGGAGTGGAACGATTATGATTTCTCTGAACCCATCAAACACCAGCCCTGCCGTGCAGCTCTATCCCGAGCCTGCCGAGGTGCTGGATAATCCGGCGTTATCCTGTTATTTTCTGCCGCTGATGTCATTTACACACGAGCATCTGGAAAACCAGCAGGCGTATACCATCCATCTATTCGGCACCGAGGGGCTGTCTTGCATATCCCCTCGTCCTTATGCAGAAGATGTTATTCACGGATTTGATTACAATGAAGGCCGTTATCGGTATCTGGCTGATCCGGCCGCTTTTGGCGATTACCATAACGTCTCCGAAGTGTACGGATGGCTATTGGAAGACTTTAACCGGAACAGCGAATATTATTTGCATGAACATATTAGCGCTGCCGATTATGGAGCCAATGTACAGGTGGCGCTGAACAGTATCGCTACCTTTGATTCTCGCCGCTATGCGGAGGCAATTTATAGCTATCTGTATACGAAGACACATTATCAGCGGACTGGTGAATTACGCCGAATCACCGAACTGACCGATAATCAGGCCCCTTCTGCTGATCCTCTGCTGCTGGATCGCCTGACTGCACAGGAGTTTGGACAGCCGCTAGTGGCTGAACTGTCCCGGTATACCCAGCATGACTATCATCTGCGACCGGAAATGATTGTCGGCGGAACAGAACGCAGCCGCTTTCTGTCTCCAGCTGGTCAGGGTTCGATACTGGCAGCACTTGATACCGAGAAGCAGCAGGTGTATCTGCTGAACCCTTCAGCCATGTGAAAAGCGATAGAGCGGGAATAGATCAATTCTATTCCCGCTCTATTCCGTTCCGACGGTACCTGTCTTGTCTTTGTAATAGCCACTAACCAAAAGTAGCTGTAGAGTTGCTGCGTACGGTGTGTTATCATCTAGCTGAGGTGAGTACAATGACTACAGAACAACCATCCCAGCCCTCCGGCGAGCAATCCGTAGAGGCGAAGAAACTGAGCCAGGCAGAAGCAGCCAAAAGACTGCTGGCACAAAAGAAACAAAACAACCAGGGCAAAGGCCCGGGTGGTCAGACTGCAAGCGGCGGCCAAAAGATGAAAAGCCAGATGACAAAAAAGGTAAACAACCAACGCAAAAAAATGGGAACCTAATAGCTGCATAAGCAGATTTCCCCTGAGAACCAGTTCAGCATCATTGAACTGGTTCTTTATTTTGTCCATATCCACCTGTGGTATGATAGTACAGAAGAATGACGGAAGCGGAGGAACACGGCATATGAAGAACTTACTGGTCACTGGCTACCGTGCGCATGAGCTGAATATTTTCGGGC
It encodes the following:
- a CDS encoding VWA domain-containing protein: MTENSPDMGKHLSRWRLILGAEAEQQLDSFSQEGCGALTADERIMDEALAAIYDDTGGGSGSSGQGGGAGGRGAGNGQSAPRLSRWLGDVRNFFPEDIVSIIQNDAMERKGWKQLLFEPEVLSQVKPDITMVGTLMALKGKIPEKTKETARQLIQAVVDDLVRRLEQDIRRAVTGALNRRQHSPLPSLSGIDWKRTIQRNLKHYDRTRGQIIPEKFYYFDRARRSHEWKVIVDIDQSGSMAESIIWASVTASIFASMPALDTRVVAFDTSVVDLTEQCANDPVDMLFGIQLGGGTNIDKSVAYCEEFIEEPKKTLFILISDLYEGGSQARLVRRMREMRESGVKTLCLLALSDEGKPFYDKQLARQLTRDGTPSFACTPALLPSLVEGALKGQDLNELVTRLGIKMDT
- a CDS encoding SDR family oxidoreductase, with amino-acid sequence MYPDLEGKTVIVTGAATGIGQAIALRFGQEKANVVINYHSNHDGVEETIQKIKEAGGQAIDLQGDMSKEEDVEKVIQAAHDHFGSMDIMINNAGMENEVPSHELTLDDWNKVINVNLTGAFLGSREAIKYMLKHNIKGSVINMSSVHEIIPWPHFVHYTASKGGVKMMTQTLAMEYAPNGIRVNSIGPGAINTPINAEKFSDPKEKEKVEKLIPMGYIGKPEEIAAVAAWLASSEASYVTGITIFADGGMTKYPSFQGGNG